In Pongo abelii isolate AG06213 chromosome 15, NHGRI_mPonAbe1-v2.0_pri, whole genome shotgun sequence, a single window of DNA contains:
- the EXOC3L4 gene encoding exocyst complex component 3-like protein 4: MPSPQTETPGPELQSPKEAEEPQTPAQGSRRTSSRKEPNAHRKDGTRLGLGSLRQAFSRASQRALTQVSKEDTGLFRRSSCSLFRSFRQALDEGPATGHSQATPEVPSGVMNGVNQQASTGAASEELKPEAEGKSVADLITERQLLAAFEQLLRLETLLVAEKASRTFEQDPTAFARRAMDVCLHYDGLAAEIRAIVRETLDSDGVDAAALAELARVVNAEEEAHPSPPDDGDFLRTPRRWRQHWEEAVRRSAQERVRRPGAGWASGEAEGASGLAQLLAELGGLVRRDLQKVRQEVQPAYAAAGFPAWEVYLRAFHSAVAQRLQELARDARGCEQLYVLLDWAANVYGSPDFLGAPGLALPAEPLPPLLAPDVWARLESDYTSFLEAKIASCFDSILQLEQSHWAAAEVPEVLQGLYQAPLSMDVHMLVAEHVKAAGAISAELEATTLRICTRALGLFVPRFEKAFLASEAVSEPHLGAYINACEELRTSLLSRFPGTQEELEKPLVTATCSFQKHLLQGLQRELQPLFRVVCTRDWLTQDWLHPLMDKVVTFAGHLQRVARPRAQETLQEVHRFVVREYLARALRPRERFRGMERMHGSQKMSRDAQAISDTFQGLGSEATWLDQAIQCVAEILGETYKDDIQRHLETLIRSYPDIRRDHILAILALRRLGRRRNQHLLQHSQDLLRAAAGVAGAEAPRGHVLFEEIKVPSAMAVLITCV; encoded by the exons ATGCCTTCACCACAGACAGAGACTCCTGGGCCGGAGCTGCAGAGTCCCAAGGAGGCTGAGGAGCCGCAGACTCCAGCTCAGGGCTCCCGGCGAACAAGCAGCAGGAAAGAGCCCAATGCCCACCGCAAGGATGGCACAAGGCTGGGCCTGGGCTCCCTGAGGCAGGCCTTCTCCCGGGCCAGCCAGCGGGCTTTGACCCAGGTCTCCAAGGAGGATACGGGCCTGTTCCGGCGAAGCTCCTGCTCCCTGTTCCGGTCCTTCCGGCAAGCCCTGGATGAGGGCCCAGCTACCGGCCATTCCCAGGCCACTCCTGAGGTGCCCTCGGGGGTCATGAATGGTGTCAACCAGCAGGCATCCACTGGGGCAGCGTCTGAGGAACTGAAACCCGAGGCAG AAGGCAAATCCGTGGCCGACCTCATTACTGAACGGCAACTGCTGGCGGCCTTCGAACAGCTTCTGCGCCTGGAGACGCTGCTGGTGGCCGAGAAGGCCTCGCGCACCTTTGAGCAGGACCCTACGGCCTTCGCGCGGCGCGCTATGGACGTGTGCCTGCATTACGACGGGCTGGCAGCCGAGATCCGCGCCATCGTGCGCGAGACGCTGGACAGCGACGGCGTGGACGCGGCCGCGCTGGCCGAGCTGGCCCGCGTGGTGAACGCAGAGGAGGAGGCCCACCCTTCGCCCCCCGACGACGGCGACTTCCTGCGCACGCCGCGCCGCTGGCGCCAGCACTGGGAGGAGGCGGTGCGGCGGAGCGCTCAGGAGCGCGTGCGGCGGCCGGGCGCGGGGTGGGCCTCCGGGGAGGCGGAGGGCGCGTCGGGTTTGGCCCAGCTTCTGGCCGAGCTGGGCGGCTTGGTTCGCCGCGACCTGCAGAAGGTGCGGCAGGAGGTGCAGCCAGCGTATGCGGCGGCCGGCTTCCCAGCGTGGGAGGTCTATCTGCGTGCCTTCCACAGCGCCGTGGCCCAGCGCCTCCAGGAGCTCGCGCGCGACGCCCGCGGCTGCGAGCAGCTCTACGTCCTGCTGGACTGGGCCGCCAACGTCTACGGCAG TCCTGACTTCCTGGGCGCCCCGGGGCTGGCGCTGCCCGCCGAGCCGCTGCCTCCGCTCCTGGCGCCGGACGTGTGGGCCCGACTGGAGAGCGACTACACCAGCTTCCTGGAG GCCAAGATCGCAAGCTGCTTCGACAGCATCTTGCAGCTGGAGCAGAGTCACTGGGCGGCCGCCGAGGTCCCCGAGGTGCTGCAGGGCCTCTACCAGGCGCCGCTGTCCATGGACGTCCACATG CTCGTGGCCGAGCACGTGAAGGCGGCCGGCGCCATCTCCGCGGAGCTGGAGGCCACCACCCTGCGAATCTGCACGCGGGCGCTCGGCCTCTTCGTGCCCAG GTTTGAAAAGGCTTTTCTGGCGTCGGAGGCGGTGAGCGAGCCGCACCTGGGCGCCTACATCAACGCCTGCGAGGAGCTCAG GACCAGTCTTCTCTCCAGATTCCCAGGAACCCAAGAGGAGCTGGAGAAGCCCCTGGTGACGGCCACCTGCAGCTTCCAGAAGCACCTGCTTCAGGGCTTGCAGCGTGAGCTGCAG CCGCTCTTCAGGGTTGTGTGCACCAGGGACTGGCTGACGCAGGACTGGCTGCATCCCCTCATGGACAAGGTGGTGACCTTTGCCGGTCATCTCCAGCGTGTGGCCCGGCCGCGGGCACAG GAGACTCTGCAGGAGGTGCACCGGTTCGTGGTCCGCGAGTACCTGGCGCGGGCGCTGAGGCCACGGGAGCGGTTCCGGGGCATGGAGCGCATGCATGGCTCCCAGAAGATGAGCCGGGATGCCCAGGCCATCAGCGACACCTTCCAGGGCCTG GGTTCCGAGGCCACGTGGTTGGACCAAGCCATCCAGTGCGTGGCCGAGATCCTGGGCGAGACTTACAAAGACGACATCCAGCGGCACCTGGAGACTCTCATCCGGAGCTACCCTGACATCAG GCGGGACCACATACTGGCCATTCTGGCGCTGCGCCGACTGGGCCGCCGGCGGAACCAGCATCTCTTGCAGCACAGCCAAGACCTGCTGAGAGCTGCGGCCGGGGTGGCGGGTGCGGAGGCCCCTCGGGGCCACGTGCTCTTCGAGGAGATCAAGGTGCCCAGTGCCATGGCTGTGCTGATCACCTGCGTCTAG